In Spirochaetales bacterium, the following proteins share a genomic window:
- a CDS encoding MBL fold metallo-hydrolase encodes MKKPLTITLLIIVAIVPVMGKDGNNNMSVLQLTKEIKITEIDHNVFMITHSFPWPGNSLVLVLDKMNIVWIDTPYTPEATSLVLDWIRNRFGNNYSITEINTGFHIDNLGGNRELIKNDIPVYGSGLTCELIKTKSAATMSKIIELLNKPEYKKYKDTYMNFRFYCPTNTFDINEEQKIILGSEEIIVYYPGPTHTYDNVVVYIPCKNLLFGGCMILASDADNVGFIEDGNLHEWANSLLQLEKRFDRIGIVIPGHGNPGDSSLINHTKEIVVASARMTED; translated from the coding sequence ATGAAAAAACCATTGACAATCACGCTATTAATTATTGTCGCAATAGTCCCGGTTATGGGTAAAGACGGGAATAATAATATGTCCGTGCTGCAATTAACGAAAGAAATTAAAATAACCGAAATAGACCATAATGTATTTATGATCACCCACAGTTTTCCCTGGCCGGGCAATTCGTTGGTGCTTGTATTGGATAAAATGAACATCGTATGGATTGATACGCCATATACACCTGAAGCGACATCCCTGGTTCTGGATTGGATTCGAAACAGGTTTGGCAACAATTATTCAATTACCGAAATAAATACGGGATTTCATATTGATAATCTGGGAGGGAACCGGGAATTAATAAAAAACGATATACCTGTATACGGCTCCGGCTTAACATGCGAACTCATCAAAACAAAAAGTGCCGCGACGATGTCGAAGATAATAGAACTGCTTAATAAACCCGAATATAAAAAATACAAAGACACTTACATGAACTTCAGATTCTATTGTCCGACAAATACTTTTGACATCAATGAAGAGCAGAAAATCATATTGGGATCGGAAGAAATAATCGTTTATTATCCCGGTCCCACGCATACCTACGACAATGTAGTCGTATACATTCCATGTAAGAATTTACTTTTCGGCGGCTGCATGATACTCGCATCCGACGCAGATAACGTCGGCTTTATAGAAGACGGCAATCTACATGAATGGGCGAATTCACTTTTACAGCTTGAAAAGCGTTTTGATCGTATCGGAATAGTTATACCCGGCCATGGGAATCCGGGAGATTCTTCGTTAATCAATCACACAAAAGAAATAGTCGTTGCTTCAGCAAGAATGACGGAAGATTGA
- a CDS encoding DUF1573 domain-containing protein: MMKNNVFPVCLPVLMIAAFLCGCSGNVKSPGISFTSDKYNFGTIQEGTSVNHTFEFTNNGTGVLIVREIRPTCGCTVAGAYDKEVKPGQNGKIPVTLDTTGFEGYSAKSVIVKTNIPGNPDHVLTIEGTVTISVSVTPRVLSFGNIERDRTAPLEGKITIANRLPDPIRITDVVKAADDLTIPNVTVSNDNVETGIETLKDGFVYTLAVTVHPPFKHGEVMGTIVVKTDSRLLPEINTQFSYFMEPMVKVFPNPLFVSKDNIASGVEQLINVECEPGPDMRIAGLSVNIDKVGVSLKEVERGRKYAIQLKFPKDFTFDPANTLMVKFTAKNVPDEPVFGVPVLGI, encoded by the coding sequence ATGATGAAGAATAACGTATTTCCTGTTTGTCTGCCGGTGTTGATGATTGCCGCTTTCTTATGCGGTTGCTCGGGTAATGTAAAAAGTCCCGGTATTTCATTCACATCGGATAAATATAATTTCGGCACGATCCAGGAAGGAACATCCGTAAATCATACGTTCGAGTTTACCAATAATGGGACAGGGGTTCTCATTGTGCGGGAGATCCGCCCCACATGCGGCTGCACCGTCGCAGGCGCTTATGATAAGGAGGTCAAACCCGGGCAAAACGGGAAGATACCCGTAACATTGGATACAACGGGCTTCGAAGGGTATTCGGCAAAGTCGGTCATTGTGAAAACGAACATTCCGGGCAATCCCGACCATGTGCTGACCATCGAAGGGACGGTAACAATATCGGTCAGTGTGACTCCGCGGGTTCTTTCCTTCGGAAATATCGAGCGCGACAGAACCGCGCCGCTCGAAGGGAAGATAACCATAGCGAATCGTTTACCCGACCCCATCAGGATAACCGACGTCGTTAAAGCCGCCGATGATCTCACGATACCCAATGTCACGGTATCGAACGACAATGTCGAAACCGGGATAGAGACGCTGAAAGATGGTTTCGTGTACACGCTCGCCGTCACCGTACACCCCCCCTTCAAGCATGGAGAGGTGATGGGAACTATTGTGGTAAAAACCGATAGCCGGCTATTACCAGAGATCAATACACAATTCTCGTATTTCATGGAACCGATGGTCAAGGTTTTTCCCAATCCGCTCTTCGTAAGCAAGGATAACATCGCTTCAGGGGTTGAGCAGCTGATAAACGTCGAATGCGAACCGGGTCCCGACATGCGTATTGCCGGTCTTTCCGTGAATATCGACAAGGTCGGGGTGAGTCTCAAAGAAGTGGAAAGGGGAAGGAAATACGCGATTCAACTGAAGTTCCCGAAGGATTTTACATTCGACCCGGCCAACACACTTATGGTCAAATTCACGGCAAAGAACGTACCGGACGAACCGGTCTTCGGCGTCCCGGTCCTGGGGATATAG